In a single window of the Megalobrama amblycephala isolate DHTTF-2021 linkage group LG3, ASM1881202v1, whole genome shotgun sequence genome:
- the fgf4 gene encoding fibroblast growth factor 4 has translation MSVQSALLPILVLGLMTSSVRCAPLPGGQSGPVERRWETLYSRSLARIPGEKRDISRDSDYLTGIKRLRRLYCNVGIGFHLQVLPDGRITGVHNENRYSLLEISPVERGVVTLFGVRSGLFVAMNSKGKLYGSEQFTNECKFRENLLANNYNAYESLAHPGMYIALSKTGKTKKGNRVSTSMTMTHFLPRI, from the exons ATGAGTGTCCAATCGGCCCTCTTACCAATACTGGTCTTAGGACTTATGACAAGCTCAGTGCGCTGCGCTCCGCTGCCCGGTGGGCAGAGCGGCCCCGTGGAGCGACGCTGGGAGACACTCTACTCGCGCTCTCTGGCCCGAATCCCCGGGGAAAAAAGAGATATCAGCCGGGACAGTGATTATCTCACGGGCATTAAAAGACTGCGACGTCTCTACTGCAATGTTGGCATTGGGTTTCATCTCCAAGTATTACCGGACGGTAGAATTACCGGCGTGCACAACGAAAACCGCTACA gtCTTCTTGAGATATCTCCGGTGGAGAGGGGAGTTGTGACACTGTTTGGCGTCCGGAGCGGGCTATTCGTGGCCATGAACAGCAAAGGGAAGCTTTACGGATCT GAGCAGTTCACAAATGAATGCAAGTTCAGAGAAAACCTCCTTGCAAATAATTACAATGCGTACGAATCGCTGGCACATCCTGGGATGTACATCGCACTAAGCAAGActggcaaaacaaaaaaaggaaatCGAGTATCAACATCCATGACGATGACACATTTCTTGCCTAGAATTTGA